A window from Telopea speciosissima isolate NSW1024214 ecotype Mountain lineage chromosome 8, Tspe_v1, whole genome shotgun sequence encodes these proteins:
- the LOC122670897 gene encoding cysteine-rich receptor-like protein kinase 2 encodes MKNPGPPSFLLSMIFISVLVETVVADPRSHAVELRCKTTLEHNTTIFVPHYIATMDILGNKTGTSGFGVANVGSGPDGCYGLAQCYGDLSSLDCTICFSQARILNPKCYPHNGGIAYLDGCFLRYENYSFFQEFTGPGDKAVCGNTSRKGYGFQKSARKALLDAAAAAPDQGGYSKSVMRVPGSRNESVYVLANCWRTLNINSCRACLDKALASMMGCLPWSEGRALYTGCFMRYSDTNFLNKEQSGGRSKGFKVAKVVAILSSVAALIIGVAIGVHIWRHRRIQKKRRGAIDVVKMAKMLHDSSLNFKYSTLEKATRSFNDTNKLGQGGFGTVYKGVLPDGREIAVKRLFSNNRYRAADFYNEVNMISTLEHKNLVRLLGCSCSGPESLLVYEFLPNKSLDRFLFDPSRGKALNWEIRFKIIKGTAEGLVYLHENTNVRVIHRDIKASNILLDSKLRAKIADFGLARSFQEDKSHISTAIAGTLGYMAPEYLARGQLTEKADVYSFGVLLLEIVTGMQNRKNETSEYSNSLVTTAWKHFQMGTAEKLFDSNLMLHSYNHNDDINEILRIVHVGFLCMQEVPSLRPSMSEALQMLLKKDEQLPAPTNPPFMDVRTMELSDTCRYQYPLPSTSLSIATVSHSSFNPR; translated from the exons ATGAAGAACCCAGGTCCTCCTTCGTTTCTTCTCTCCATGATTTTCATTTCTGTACTAGTAGAAACAGTAGTAGCAGATCCAAGATCTCACGCAGTTGAGCTCAGATGCAAAACTACACTAGAACACAACACAACCATCTTTGTCCCTCACTACATAGCCACCATGGATATCCTTGGCAACAAGACTGGAACTTCCGGTTTTGGAGTAGCAAATGTGGGTTCAGGCCCTGACGGCTGCTATGGCCTTGCCCAGTGCTATGGAGATCTTTCCTCCCTTGACTGCACTATTTGCTTTTCCCAGGCTCGTATTCTTAATCCCAAATGTTATCCTCACAATGGAGGCATCGCCTACTTGGATGGTTGCTTCTTGCGTTATGAGAATTATAGTTTTTTCCAGGAGTTTACAGGCCCTGGAGACAAGGCTGTGTGTGGAAATACATCGCGAAAGGGATATGGATTCCAGAAATCGGCCAGAAAAGCTCTGTTGGATGCAGCTGCAGCTGCACCAGACCAGGGAGGCTATTCCAAGTCTGTGATGCGTGTGCCAGGGTCGAGGAATGAGTCAGTTTATGTGCTAGCAAATTGCTGGAGAACATTGAATATAAACTCTTGCAGAGCATGTTTGGACAAAGCATTAGCCTCGATGATGGGTTGCTTGCCATGGTCAGAAGGGCGGGCACTGTACACAGGTTGCTTCATGAGGTATTCAGACACAAACTTCCTGAACAAAGAACAGAGTGGTGGTCGATCAAAAG GGTTTAAAGTAGCGAAAGTGGTTGCCATTCTGAGTTCTGTGGCTGCTTTAATAATTGGGGTGGCTATTGGAGTTCACATTTGGAGGCACAGAAGAAtacagaagaaaagaagag GTGCAATTGATGTGGTAAAAATGGCAAAGATGCTTCACGACAGTAGCTTGAATTTTAAGTACTCTACGCTTGAAAAGGCCACCAGATCTTTTAATGATACCAACAAGCTAGGTCAAGGAGGATTTGGAACAGTTTACAAG GGAGTTCTGCCTGATGGAAGGGAGATTGCTGTGAAGAGGCTTTTCTCTAATAACAGATACAGAGCTGCAGATTTCTACAATGAAGTTAACATGATAAGTACCCTGGAACACAAGAATTTGGTCAGGTTGTTGGGTTGCAGCTGTTCAGGACCAGAAAGCCTTCTTGTGTATGAATTTCTCCCCAATAAGAGCCTTGACCGCTTCCTCTTCG ATCCAAGCAGAGGTAAAGCACTGAACTGGGAAATAAGATTTAAAATAATCAAAGGGACAGCAGAAGGTTTGGTCTACCTTCATGAGAACACCAATGTTAGAGTCATCCACAGAGATATAAAAGCCAGCAACATCCTATTAGATTCAAAGCTGCGAGCTAAAATTGCTGATTTTGGATTGGCAAGGTCTTTCCAAGAAGATAAAAGCCACATCAGTACTGCCATTGCAGGAACATT AGGGTATATGGCTCCAGAGTACCTCGCCCGTGGTCAGTTAACAGAAAAGGCAGATGTGTATAGCTTTGGGGTCCTTTTACTAGAGATTGTTACCGGAATGCAGAACCGCAAAAACGAAACATCTGAGTACTCTAATAGTCTTGTCACTACT GCATGGAAACATTTCCAAATGGGGACAGCAGAGAAGCTTTTCGACTCAAATTTGATGTTGCACAGCTACAATCACAATGATGACATCAATGAGATTTTAAGGATAGTGCATGTGGGATTTTTGTGCATGCAGGAGGTGCCTTCATTGCGGCCATCAATGTCAGAGGCCCTACAAATGCTGTTGAAGAAGGATGAACAACTTCCTGCACCCACCAATCCACCTTTTATGGATGTCAGGACAATGGAGCTCAGTGACACATGCAGATACCAATATCCTCTTCCTAGTACTTCACTTTCAATTGCTACTGTCTCCCATAGCTCCTTTAATCCCAGGTGA
- the LOC122670900 gene encoding 2-phytyl-1,4-beta-naphthoquinone methyltransferase, chloroplastic-like isoform X1: MSIGTAAHLHLNVNFTPYCLLRHWPRNKVLAGYRPVSCAMERQALFNRIAPVYDNLNDLLSLGQHRVWKRMAVSWSGATEGDCVLDLCCGSGDLAFLLSQKVGSEGKVTGLDFSKDQLFVAASRQDLLWKASYKNIVWIEGDALDLPFPDSYFDAITVGYGLRNLVDRTKAIKGMFRVLKPGARVSILDFNKSSQQFTSTVQEWMIDNVVIPVASRYGLAEEYTYLKSSIREFLTGKELEKLALEAGFSDAKHYEISGGLMGNLVATR; this comes from the exons ATGTCGATAGGAACTGCTGCTCACCTCCACCTCAACGTCAACTTCACTCCTTACTGTCTTCTCCGTCACTGGCCAAGAAACAAAGTCCTCGCCGGTTATCGGCCTGTTTCATGTGCTATGGAACGGCAAGCGCTCTTTAACCGCATCGCTCCTGTATACGATAAT TTGAACGATTTGTTGAGCTTGGGGCAGCACCGTGTGTGGAAAAGAATGGCTGTCTCCTGGAGTGG AGCAACAGAGGGAGACTGCGTGTTGGATTTGTGTTGTGGAAGTGGGGATTTAGCGTTTCTTTTGTCTCAGAAGGTTGGCTCTGAAGGCAAG GTGACTGGTCTTGACTTCTCAAAGGACCAATTATTTGTTGCAGCATCTCGACAAGACTTGCTTTGGAAGGCTTCCTACAAGAACATAGT GTGGATTGAAGGTGATGCACTTGACTTACCATTTCCAGACAGTTACTTCGACGCAATAACTGTCGGCTATGGGCTACGCAATCTGGTAGATAGAACTAAAGCCATCAAGGGGATGTTTCGAGTCCTAAAACCAG GTGCTAGAGTTTCCATTCTGGACTTCAACAAGAGCTCACAACAGTTTACTTCCACCGTTCAG GAATGGATGATTGATAATGTTGTCATTCCAGTGGCAAGCCGTTATGGCCTCGCTGAAGAGTACACATACTTGAAAAGTTCAATTAGGGAATTCTTAACAG GAAAAGAGTTGGAGAAGCTTGCTTTGGAAGCAGGATTTTCTGATGCCAAGCATTATGAGATTAGTGGAGGCCTTATGGGGAACTTGGTAGCAACTCGTTAG
- the LOC122670900 gene encoding 2-phytyl-1,4-beta-naphthoquinone methyltransferase, chloroplastic-like isoform X2: MSIGTAAHLHLNVNFTPYCLLRHWPRNKVLAGYRPVSCAMERQALFNRIAPVYDNLNDLLSLGQHRVWKRMAVSWSGATEGDCVLDLCCGSGDLAFLLSQKVTGLDFSKDQLFVAASRQDLLWKASYKNIVWIEGDALDLPFPDSYFDAITVGYGLRNLVDRTKAIKGMFRVLKPGARVSILDFNKSSQQFTSTVQEWMIDNVVIPVASRYGLAEEYTYLKSSIREFLTGKELEKLALEAGFSDAKHYEISGGLMGNLVATR; encoded by the exons ATGTCGATAGGAACTGCTGCTCACCTCCACCTCAACGTCAACTTCACTCCTTACTGTCTTCTCCGTCACTGGCCAAGAAACAAAGTCCTCGCCGGTTATCGGCCTGTTTCATGTGCTATGGAACGGCAAGCGCTCTTTAACCGCATCGCTCCTGTATACGATAAT TTGAACGATTTGTTGAGCTTGGGGCAGCACCGTGTGTGGAAAAGAATGGCTGTCTCCTGGAGTGG AGCAACAGAGGGAGACTGCGTGTTGGATTTGTGTTGTGGAAGTGGGGATTTAGCGTTTCTTTTGTCTCAGAAG GTGACTGGTCTTGACTTCTCAAAGGACCAATTATTTGTTGCAGCATCTCGACAAGACTTGCTTTGGAAGGCTTCCTACAAGAACATAGT GTGGATTGAAGGTGATGCACTTGACTTACCATTTCCAGACAGTTACTTCGACGCAATAACTGTCGGCTATGGGCTACGCAATCTGGTAGATAGAACTAAAGCCATCAAGGGGATGTTTCGAGTCCTAAAACCAG GTGCTAGAGTTTCCATTCTGGACTTCAACAAGAGCTCACAACAGTTTACTTCCACCGTTCAG GAATGGATGATTGATAATGTTGTCATTCCAGTGGCAAGCCGTTATGGCCTCGCTGAAGAGTACACATACTTGAAAAGTTCAATTAGGGAATTCTTAACAG GAAAAGAGTTGGAGAAGCTTGCTTTGGAAGCAGGATTTTCTGATGCCAAGCATTATGAGATTAGTGGAGGCCTTATGGGGAACTTGGTAGCAACTCGTTAG
- the LOC122670900 gene encoding 2-phytyl-1,4-beta-naphthoquinone methyltransferase, chloroplastic-like isoform X3: MAVSWSGATEGDCVLDLCCGSGDLAFLLSQKVGSEGKVTGLDFSKDQLFVAASRQDLLWKASYKNIVWIEGDALDLPFPDSYFDAITVGYGLRNLVDRTKAIKGMFRVLKPGARVSILDFNKSSQQFTSTVQEWMIDNVVIPVASRYGLAEEYTYLKSSIREFLTGKELEKLALEAGFSDAKHYEISGGLMGNLVATR; this comes from the exons ATGGCTGTCTCCTGGAGTGG AGCAACAGAGGGAGACTGCGTGTTGGATTTGTGTTGTGGAAGTGGGGATTTAGCGTTTCTTTTGTCTCAGAAGGTTGGCTCTGAAGGCAAG GTGACTGGTCTTGACTTCTCAAAGGACCAATTATTTGTTGCAGCATCTCGACAAGACTTGCTTTGGAAGGCTTCCTACAAGAACATAGT GTGGATTGAAGGTGATGCACTTGACTTACCATTTCCAGACAGTTACTTCGACGCAATAACTGTCGGCTATGGGCTACGCAATCTGGTAGATAGAACTAAAGCCATCAAGGGGATGTTTCGAGTCCTAAAACCAG GTGCTAGAGTTTCCATTCTGGACTTCAACAAGAGCTCACAACAGTTTACTTCCACCGTTCAG GAATGGATGATTGATAATGTTGTCATTCCAGTGGCAAGCCGTTATGGCCTCGCTGAAGAGTACACATACTTGAAAAGTTCAATTAGGGAATTCTTAACAG GAAAAGAGTTGGAGAAGCTTGCTTTGGAAGCAGGATTTTCTGATGCCAAGCATTATGAGATTAGTGGAGGCCTTATGGGGAACTTGGTAGCAACTCGTTAG